The following are encoded together in the Salvia hispanica cultivar TCC Black 2014 chromosome 6, UniMelb_Shisp_WGS_1.0, whole genome shotgun sequence genome:
- the LOC125195713 gene encoding lupeol synthase-like has product MWRLKIAEGGGKWLTTTNDHVGRQHWEFDPEGGTPEERAQVEIMRQEFKKNRFRIKQSADLLMRMQLRKENPGGEIPTAVKVKETEKITEEATTTTLKRAISFYSSIQAHDGHWPAESTGALFFLPMMVMALYLTDSMGDALSPAHQVEIKRYIYNHQNEDGGWGFHIMGPSTTFGSLLNYITLRLLGEGPEGGEDRAMASGRKWILDHGGAVGIASWGKFWLSVLGIYEWDGCNPMPPEFWLLPKSSPVHPGKMLCYCRLVYMPMSYLYGKRFVGPITGLIRSLREEIYTEPYHKINWNKARNTCAKEDLYYPHPLVQDMLWGFLHHLAEPVLQRWPFSKLREKAMGLAMKHIHYEDNNTRYLCIGNVEKALCLLACWVEDPGSEAFKRHLARLPDYFWLAEDGLKIQTFGCQTWDAAFAIQAILSANHSQQFAQTLKKAHSFIKASQVRDNPPGDYQAMYRLTSKGAWTFAIQDHGWQVSDCTSEGLKCALLLSKMPEEVVGKGLEMERIYDAVNVILSLQSDNGGFPAWEPNEAPRWLEKFNPTEFFEDTLIEREHVECTSSAVQALAIFRKMHKGYRSKEIEINISRGIQYIEDVQERDGSWTGYWGICFTYGTWFAVEALATCGKTYNNSPSLRKACKFLLSKQLEDGGWGESYLSNRDKAYTNLEGNRSNLVQTSWALLSLMKAGQGGIDPEPIHRGIRLLINSQMEDGDFPQQGDMTGAFMKNCTLNYSSYRNIFPIWAIGDYHRLVLGA; this is encoded by the exons ATGTGGAGGTTGAAGATTGCAGAAGGCGGTGGGAAGTGGCTGACGACGACGAACGATCATGTCGGAAGACAACACTGGGAATTCGATCCAGAAGGCGGAACTCCAGAGGAACGAGCTCAAGTTGAAATTATGCGACAagaattcaagaaaaataggtTTCGTATCAAACAAAGCGCTGACCTACTCATGCGCATGCAG TTGAGAAAGGAGAATCCAGGTGGCGAGATCCCAACCGCcgtaaaagtgaaagaaacagagaaaatTACGGAGGAAGCCACCACCACAACGCTAAAACGCGCCATCAGTTTCTACTCATCCATCCAAGCCCATGACGGCCACTGGCCGGCCGAGTCCACCGGCGCTCTATTTTTCCTCCCTATGATG GTGATGGCCTTGTACTTAACCGACAGTATGGGCGACGCCCTTTCGCCGGCGCATCAGGTTGAGATCAAACGGTACATATACAACCATCAG AATGAAGATGGAGGTTGGGGTTTCCACATAATGGGCCCCAGCACAACATTTGGCTCTTTGCTCAATTATATAACACTGAGGTTGCTCGGGGAAGGACCGGAAGGCGGGGAGGATAGAGCGATGGCAAGCGGCCGGAAATGGATTCTCGACCATGGGGGCGCAGTCGGGATAGCGTCGTGGGGGAAGTTCTGGCTCAGT GTGTTGGGAATTTACGAGTGGGATGGCTGCAATCCGATGCCGCCGGAGTTTTGGTTGCTCCCGAAATCCTCACCAGTTCATCCAG GGAAAATGTTGTGCTATTGTAGATTGGTGTACATGCCAATGTCATATTTATATGGAAAGAGATTTGTGGGGCCCATCACTGGATTGATTCGATCTCTGAGAGAAGAGATTTACACTGAACCGTATCATAAAATCAATTGGAATAAAGCTCGAAACACTTGCGCAAAG GAAGATCTTTACTATCCTCACCCATTAGTCCAAGATATGTTGTGGGGTTTCCTTCACCATTTGGCTGAGCCAGTGTTGCAGCGATGGCCATTTTCCAAGCTAAGAGAGAAAGCAATGGGACTTGCAATGAAGCATATTCATTACGAGGACAACAACACTAGATACCTTTGCATAGGAAATGTTGAGAAG GCATTGTGTTTGTTGGCTTGCTGGGTGGAGGATCCCGGATCGGAGGCGTTCAAACGCCATCTTGCTCGTTTACCGGACTATTTCTGGCTAGCTGAAGACGGCCTTAAAATACAG ACTTTTGGTTGTCAAACATGGGATGCTGCGTTCGCAATCCAAGCTATTCTGTCGGCTAATCATTCTCAACAATTTGCACAAACACTGAAAAAGGCACACAGCTTTATAAAAGCCTCTCAGGTGCGTGACAACCCGCCCGGGGATTATCAAGCAATGTACCGCCTCACTAGTAAAGGCGCTTGGACCTTTGCTATACAGGACCACGGCTGGCAAGTCTCGGATTGCACTTCCGAAGGACTCAAG TGTGCACTCCTACTATCTAAAATGCCCGAGGAAGTGGTGGGGAAAGGACTCGAAATGGAGCGCATCTACGATGCTGTCAATGTCATATTGTCTCTACAGAGTGACAATGGCGGATTCCCGGCATGGGAACCTAACGAAGCACCCAGATGGTTGGAG aaATTCAACCCCACGGAGTTCTTTGAAGATACTCTGATCGAACGAGA ACATGTGGAATGCACGTCGTCGGCCGTACAGGCGCTAGCAATATTCAGAAAGATGCACAAGGGCTACAGAAGTAAAGAGATTGAGATCAATATTTCCAGGGGAATTCAGTACATAGAAGACGTCCAAGAGCGTGATGGTTCATG gaCTGGTTATTGGGGCATATGTTTTACCTATGGTACATGGTTTGCTGTGGAAGCATTGGCAACATGTGGGAAAACATATAACAACTCTCCCTCACTCAGAAAAGCATGTAAATTTCTGTTGTCTAAACAGTTGGAAGATGGTGGATGGGGTGAGAGTTATCTCTCAAACAGAGACAAG GCATACACTAATCTTGAGGGTAACAGATCAAACTTGGTGCAAACTTCATGGGCTTTGTTGTCACTAATGAAAGCTGGACAG GGTGGTATTGATCCGGAGCCCATACATCGTGGGATAAGATTGCTGATAAATTCACAAATGGAAGATGGTGACTTTCCCCAGCAG GGTGATATGACAGGAgcatttatgaaaaattgcaCTCTCAACTATTCATCCTATCGGAATATCTTCCCAATATGGGCTATTGGTGACTACCATCGGCTTGTTCTTGGAGCATAG